The following coding sequences are from one Synechococcus sp. HK05 window:
- a CDS encoding putative 2OG-Fe(II) oxygenase has product MAQPSNADASTSMEVLSLFPRYLLKGTLEPQLLEGLQHLAQQVLADPGSTPDASPKLAGQLALQRELGPQYPAVAELCASVLIPACERWIRHVIDQQPPNGRGPWTPGRYRLQMIDVWLNVQRAGDYNPTHTHGGSFSGVLFLQVPPQIVNDSFDGQLCFHGPEEWHIQSFRTGMAKYVLPVPGEFYVFPAWQPHSVAPFRGEGERWSLAFNVVAVPQPAGAAPGAAPPSQVRPAYGNVSLSLGREKPGGFG; this is encoded by the coding sequence ATGGCCCAGCCCAGCAACGCCGATGCCTCCACCAGCATGGAAGTGCTCAGCCTGTTCCCCCGCTACCTCCTGAAGGGAACCCTGGAGCCTCAATTGCTCGAGGGTCTGCAGCACTTGGCTCAGCAGGTGTTAGCTGACCCCGGCTCCACCCCGGATGCCTCCCCCAAATTGGCGGGCCAGCTGGCGCTGCAGCGGGAGCTTGGGCCGCAGTATCCGGCGGTGGCGGAGCTGTGTGCCTCGGTGCTGATTCCTGCCTGTGAGCGCTGGATCCGCCATGTGATCGATCAGCAGCCTCCCAACGGCCGCGGCCCCTGGACGCCGGGCCGCTACCGGCTTCAGATGATCGATGTCTGGCTGAACGTGCAGCGCGCTGGCGACTACAACCCCACCCACACCCACGGCGGCAGCTTCTCGGGCGTGCTGTTTCTGCAGGTGCCGCCCCAGATCGTGAACGACAGCTTCGATGGGCAGCTGTGTTTCCACGGCCCGGAGGAGTGGCACATCCAGAGCTTCCGCACCGGCATGGCCAAATACGTGCTGCCGGTGCCTGGTGAGTTTTACGTGTTCCCGGCCTGGCAGCCCCATTCGGTGGCACCGTTCCGCGGTGAAGGCGAGCGCTGGTCGCTGGCCTTCAACGTGGTGGCCGTGCCCCAGCCAGCCGGCGCTGCTCCTGGAGCCGCGCCGCCCTCCCAGGTTCGCCCCGCTTACGGCAACGTGTCGTTGTCGCTGGGGCGGGAGAAGCCGGGCGGCTTCGGCTGA
- a CDS encoding aminotransferase class I/II-fold pyridoxal phosphate-dependent enzyme gives MTPAAAARRLSLVQQPVIPVMGQLIQQTPGTLSLGQGMVSWGPPPQALEAVAAALSHGDASLHRYGPVAGSETLREALGRWLQREQDLDLSASALLITAGSNMAFNAVVQVLCDPGDELILPVPYYFNHEMAIRLAGGTPVAVEAGVVPDPERLAAAITPRTRAIVTISPNNPSGAVFPRDVLAAINRLCAERGLLHISDEAYALFSYGGESVWSPGSCSGSGSHTITLGSLSKSHGMAGWRIGWAVVPQTLMADLAKVQDTILIHPPQLNQQAAIGALAPGADWCRGQIQGLATRRHQVLDALSRPAVPWRLLAQPDGAFYALLQLESTLSSDQAMERLIRQHRVALVSGSSFGLSGCCLRLSYGMLDAEELSEALERLVVGLWSLSRS, from the coding sequence ATGACGCCCGCGGCCGCCGCTCGCCGGCTGAGCCTCGTGCAACAGCCAGTGATCCCAGTGATGGGGCAGCTGATCCAGCAGACCCCCGGCACCCTCTCGCTCGGCCAGGGGATGGTGAGCTGGGGCCCACCGCCCCAAGCCCTGGAGGCCGTTGCCGCAGCCCTCAGCCATGGGGATGCCTCGCTCCATCGCTATGGCCCAGTGGCCGGCTCCGAGACCCTGCGTGAGGCGTTGGGGCGATGGCTACAGCGCGAGCAGGATCTGGATCTGAGCGCGAGCGCGCTGCTGATCACCGCCGGCAGCAACATGGCCTTCAACGCCGTGGTGCAGGTGCTCTGCGACCCCGGCGATGAGCTGATCCTGCCGGTTCCCTACTACTTCAACCACGAGATGGCGATCCGCCTGGCGGGCGGCACGCCCGTTGCAGTGGAGGCGGGCGTGGTGCCGGATCCGGAGCGCCTGGCCGCAGCGATCACCCCGCGCACCCGCGCGATCGTGACCATCTCCCCCAACAACCCCAGCGGAGCGGTGTTCCCGCGGGATGTGCTGGCGGCAATCAATCGCCTCTGCGCCGAGCGCGGACTGCTGCACATCAGCGATGAGGCCTACGCGTTGTTCAGCTACGGCGGCGAATCGGTGTGGAGTCCCGGCAGCTGTTCAGGCAGCGGCAGCCACACGATCACGCTGGGCTCGCTCTCCAAAAGCCATGGCATGGCGGGCTGGCGCATCGGCTGGGCGGTGGTGCCGCAGACCCTGATGGCCGATCTGGCCAAGGTGCAGGACACGATCCTGATCCACCCGCCCCAACTCAACCAGCAGGCCGCCATCGGGGCCTTAGCGCCCGGCGCGGATTGGTGCCGCGGCCAGATCCAGGGCCTCGCCACCCGCCGCCACCAGGTCCTGGATGCACTCAGCCGGCCGGCGGTTCCCTGGCGCCTGCTGGCCCAGCCGGATGGCGCGTTTTATGCCCTGCTGCAGCTCGAGAGCACGCTCAGCAGTGATCAGGCGATGGAGCGGCTGATCCGCCAGCACCGCGTAGCGCTGGTGAGCGGCAGCAGCTTCGGGCTGAGCGGCTGCTGTCTGCGGCTCAGCTACGGAATGCTCGATGCCGAGGAGCTCAGCGAGGCCCTAGAGCGCCTAGTGGTTGGCCTGTGGAGCCTGAGCCGAAGCTGA
- a CDS encoding Nif11-like leader peptide family RiPP precursor, producing MSLQQLDAFLAHARQQPQLAERLQQPLDLEDLLQLAQAEGFALSEQDVIEAQLREEAHLSDAELQRRAGEEARRLRHFIPG from the coding sequence GTGTCGCTCCAACAGCTCGACGCCTTCCTCGCCCACGCCCGCCAGCAGCCCCAGTTGGCGGAGCGATTGCAGCAGCCGCTGGATTTGGAGGATCTGCTGCAGCTCGCCCAGGCGGAGGGCTTTGCCCTGAGCGAGCAAGACGTGATTGAGGCGCAACTGCGTGAGGAAGCGCATTTGAGCGATGCCGAATTGCAACGCCGGGCCGGTGAAGAAGCCCGTCGGCTGCGCCATTTCATCCCCGGCTGA
- a CDS encoding DUF427 domain-containing protein, with protein MAVMRERVADYPRPPALVVSEQLIEVRALGQLLAQTRHSLRVLETFHPPTYYLPPEAMRLEWLEPAAGRSFCEWKGVASYFSVVVGDQRLERAVWSYADPTSAFAALAGWFALYPGRMDGCWVDGERVLPQPGGFYGGWITSALEGPFKGDPAHPELI; from the coding sequence ATGGCCGTGATGCGCGAGCGTGTGGCTGATTACCCCAGGCCGCCGGCCCTGGTGGTGAGTGAGCAGTTGATCGAGGTGCGGGCCCTGGGACAGCTGCTGGCGCAGACCCGCCACAGCCTGCGTGTGCTCGAAACCTTTCATCCCCCCACCTATTACCTGCCGCCTGAAGCGATGCGTTTGGAGTGGCTGGAGCCCGCAGCGGGCCGCAGCTTCTGCGAATGGAAGGGTGTAGCCAGCTACTTCAGCGTGGTGGTGGGGGATCAGCGCCTCGAGCGGGCGGTGTGGAGCTACGCCGATCCCACCTCAGCCTTTGCGGCGTTAGCGGGGTGGTTTGCCCTCTATCCCGGCCGGATGGACGGCTGCTGGGTGGATGGCGAACGGGTGCTGCCGCAACCCGGTGGCTTCTATGGCGGCTGGATCACCTCTGCGCTGGAAGGGCCCTTCAAGGGCGACCCAGCCCATCCTGAGCTGATCTGA
- a CDS encoding cell division protein SepF — MDPFFPDAALNPQAWGAEVVLIQPTSLEGVQEAVLALRDHATVLLNLSSLPADQMQRAADFMAGGAFALDAQQERLGERVLLFAPHFVQLHRD, encoded by the coding sequence ATGGATCCCTTCTTCCCTGATGCCGCTTTAAACCCCCAGGCCTGGGGGGCGGAGGTGGTGTTGATCCAGCCCACCAGCCTTGAAGGCGTGCAGGAGGCGGTGCTCGCTTTGCGGGATCACGCCACGGTGTTGCTCAATCTCTCCAGTCTTCCCGCTGATCAGATGCAGCGGGCTGCTGATTTCATGGCCGGTGGCGCCTTCGCTCTCGATGCCCAACAGGAGCGCCTGGGGGAGCGGGTGCTCCTGTTTGCCCCCCACTTCGTGCAACTGCACCGCGACTGA
- a CDS encoding RluA family pseudouridine synthase — protein sequence MWREEAATANAALPVSTDGLDPAWIVHQAPDLLVLNKPHGLLCQPGLGPELADSLISRVHQLWPQAQLVHRLDRDTSGLILVALTPTLHRELSRLFAERQVQKRYVADVHGVPNLPQGLIELPIAKRQHRPPLYGVDRAGKACSTRWRWLEAHGHCSRLVLEPLTGRSHQLRVHLQAIGHPILGDPLYGPDANASLAAPLQRLHLHAGGLGFVHPSSGQPMQFTAPTPFELPSP from the coding sequence GTGTGGCGTGAGGAGGCCGCAACGGCCAATGCAGCGCTGCCGGTGAGTACAGATGGCCTGGATCCGGCCTGGATCGTGCACCAGGCCCCGGATCTGCTGGTGCTCAACAAACCCCATGGCCTGCTCTGCCAGCCGGGCTTGGGGCCGGAGTTGGCCGATTCGCTGATCAGTCGGGTGCACCAGCTGTGGCCGCAGGCGCAGCTGGTGCATCGCCTCGATCGCGACACTTCCGGCCTGATCCTGGTGGCCCTAACGCCTACCTTGCACCGCGAGCTGAGCCGGTTGTTCGCCGAGCGGCAGGTGCAGAAGCGCTACGTGGCGGATGTGCACGGCGTGCCCAACCTGCCGCAGGGCCTGATCGAGCTGCCGATCGCCAAACGTCAGCACCGCCCGCCCCTCTACGGGGTGGATCGAGCGGGCAAAGCCTGCAGCACCCGATGGCGTTGGCTGGAGGCCCACGGCCACTGCAGCCGCCTGGTGCTCGAGCCCCTCACGGGCCGCTCCCATCAGCTGCGGGTGCACCTGCAGGCCATCGGCCATCCGATCCTGGGAGATCCGCTTTATGGGCCGGATGCCAATGCTTCGCTGGCGGCACCCCTCCAGCGGCTCCATCTGCATGCCGGTGGCCTTGGCTTTGTTCACCCCAGCAGCGGCCAGCCCATGCAGTTCACGGCTCCCACCCCCTTTGAGCTCCCCAGCCCATGA
- a CDS encoding SemiSWEET transporter, which yields MSAHPPAIAALGYAAASLTTVSFIPQAIKTLRTGDTRGISLRMYALFTTGLALWGLYGVLTGDGPLIAANAITLVAAGLILDRKWRAWWAERQGDQRLRGGRPLP from the coding sequence ATGAGCGCCCATCCCCCCGCTATCGCTGCTCTGGGCTACGCCGCAGCCAGCCTCACCACCGTGAGCTTCATTCCCCAGGCGATCAAAACCCTGCGCACCGGCGACACCCGCGGCATCTCCCTGCGCATGTATGCCCTGTTCACCACAGGCCTTGCGCTGTGGGGCCTGTATGGGGTGCTCACCGGGGATGGCCCCTTGATCGCCGCGAATGCGATCACGCTGGTGGCGGCAGGGTTAATCCTCGATCGCAAGTGGCGCGCCTGGTGGGCTGAGCGCCAGGGGGATCAGCGGTTGCGCGGCGGCAGGCCGTTGCCGTAG
- a CDS encoding Rieske 2Fe-2S domain-containing protein, with the protein MPDRTHQANRWTHAWYPVAFLRDLDPKRPTPFTLMGQDLVLWFERQSGQWRALADVCPHRLVPLSDGRLNEAGELECPYHGWSFNGEGRCTAIPQAEEGLAIGQRSHCRSYATATGQGLLFVFSGDAADAADQPLPLVPEIDAPGWLVQDTFRDLPMDALTLLENVLDVSHVPFTHHATVGRRDNAGPVALELSSFGPDGFTGVWQEGPRRGTLGSQFTTYAAPCLMWHDLTAKGFARIFTVVYATPIRRGECRLIARFPFQFNSPWPGRLLRLRPEWLQHLGNHVVLEDDQLFLHWQERVLEQRGGSHEALRSFHLPTSADRYVRALHDWVNRYGGEPFPGEPLPPREGRRALMERYEAHTRHCRSCSRADRRLQQLQPISWGVAALALLAAAWLGAGLWGGLALLLAVAASLAGLRIQRWLEMLRYGNGLPPRNR; encoded by the coding sequence ATGCCCGACCGCACCCACCAGGCCAACCGCTGGACGCATGCCTGGTACCCGGTGGCGTTTCTGCGCGACCTCGATCCCAAGCGCCCGACCCCCTTCACCCTGATGGGCCAGGACCTGGTGCTTTGGTTCGAGCGCCAGAGCGGCCAATGGCGCGCCTTGGCGGATGTATGCCCCCACCGGCTGGTGCCGCTGTCGGATGGGCGGCTGAATGAAGCCGGTGAGCTCGAGTGCCCATATCACGGCTGGAGCTTCAACGGTGAAGGACGCTGCACGGCCATTCCCCAGGCTGAGGAGGGCCTTGCCATCGGCCAACGCAGCCATTGCCGCAGCTACGCCACCGCCACGGGCCAGGGGTTGCTGTTTGTGTTCAGCGGTGATGCAGCGGACGCCGCCGATCAGCCGCTGCCGTTGGTGCCGGAGATCGATGCACCGGGCTGGTTGGTGCAGGACACCTTCCGCGATCTGCCGATGGATGCGCTCACCCTGCTGGAGAACGTGCTGGATGTGAGCCACGTGCCCTTCACCCACCACGCCACGGTGGGTCGCCGCGACAACGCCGGCCCGGTGGCGCTGGAACTCAGCAGCTTCGGACCGGACGGCTTCACCGGTGTGTGGCAGGAGGGGCCGCGGCGCGGAACGCTCGGCAGCCAGTTCACCACCTACGCCGCCCCCTGCCTGATGTGGCACGACCTCACCGCCAAGGGCTTCGCGCGGATTTTCACGGTGGTGTACGCCACGCCGATCCGCCGCGGTGAGTGCCGCCTGATCGCCCGTTTCCCCTTCCAGTTCAACTCCCCCTGGCCGGGGCGGTTGCTGCGCTTGCGGCCCGAGTGGCTGCAGCACCTGGGCAACCATGTGGTGCTGGAAGACGACCAGCTGTTTCTGCACTGGCAGGAGCGCGTGTTGGAACAACGCGGCGGCAGCCATGAAGCGTTGCGCAGCTTTCATCTCCCCACCAGCGCTGATCGCTACGTGCGCGCCCTGCACGACTGGGTGAATCGCTACGGCGGCGAGCCGTTTCCCGGTGAACCTCTACCGCCACGCGAAGGGCGACGGGCGCTGATGGAGCGCTACGAGGCTCACACCCGCCACTGTCGCAGTTGCTCAAGAGCCGATCGGCGCCTGCAACAGCTGCAACCGATCAGCTGGGGGGTGGCTGCACTGGCGCTGCTGGCAGCAGCCTGGCTGGGCGCGGGGCTCTGGGGTGGACTGGCCCTGTTGCTGGCCGTGGCGGCGAGTTTGGCGGGCCTGCGCATCCAGCGGTGGCTGGAGATGCTGCGCTACGGCAACGGCCTGCCGCCGCGCAACCGCTGA
- a CDS encoding HDIG domain-containing metalloprotein, which produces MRLRRGLLRLELPRQALTPWRRRDGFAVLLAALLVALLSSWPWLVEPSLRPGVPAPFTVRAPKTATVVDSDALEQRRSQLGPRTHVQVVDPRINRELEQRLERQLQAIQQLASTDQEQVAPLELSPGERDWLAGQSPAVLREWEESLRQAQRRMLQQGLVSSVANRQLEQAAQLQLDDLAEPGRSLGSRVVASSLQGRSNLRIDAALSQRLIEDLLTQQGIPTIKVREGELITRQGEPISNQAYAVLDYFGLVNRRPLIGAWLLHAGEALAACGVLVLVLRQNRASLEPRQALLALGLLLIVQGFKLWLGAAASPLALLVPATLLLAQGLGTTAGLAWVAIAALLWPLPLAPFNDQRILVAAGVAAATAVLAGRQRTRAQLLQLALLIPVGALLAEWLLLQLAVASGVGDGRLPVGADLPGEAVLLGSLLLGVLLISPLVESFFDLLTRARLLELADLERPLLRRLSCEAPGTFEHTLMICGLAEEGGRAIQADTDLIRTGALYHDVGKLHGPQWFIENQMGNDNPHDKLDDPQLSAGILQAHVDEGIKLARRYRLPRPLADFIPEHQGTLKMGYFLHEARRRDPNIREADYRYRGPIPRSRETAVLMLADGCEAALRSLPPDTSEQEARAMVRRIVEARWRDGQLLDSGLSLAELELLVRAFVRVWRRMRHRRIPYPIPARKGYSA; this is translated from the coding sequence ATGCGGCTCCGGCGGGGGCTGTTGCGGCTGGAGTTGCCGCGCCAGGCCCTCACGCCTTGGCGCCGCCGTGATGGCTTTGCGGTGCTGCTGGCTGCCCTGCTGGTGGCGCTGCTCTCCAGCTGGCCATGGCTGGTGGAGCCGAGCCTCAGACCGGGTGTACCCGCGCCCTTCACGGTGCGAGCACCCAAAACCGCAACCGTGGTGGATTCCGATGCCCTGGAGCAGCGCCGCTCCCAACTCGGGCCGCGCACCCACGTGCAGGTGGTGGATCCCCGCATCAATCGCGAACTGGAGCAGCGGCTGGAACGGCAACTGCAGGCGATTCAGCAGCTGGCCAGCACCGATCAGGAGCAGGTGGCCCCCCTCGAGCTCAGCCCCGGCGAGCGCGACTGGCTGGCGGGCCAATCCCCCGCCGTGCTGCGGGAGTGGGAGGAGAGCTTGCGTCAAGCGCAACGCCGGATGCTGCAGCAGGGTTTGGTGAGCAGCGTGGCCAACCGCCAGCTGGAGCAGGCCGCCCAGCTGCAGCTCGACGACCTCGCCGAACCGGGCCGCAGCCTGGGTAGTCGTGTGGTGGCCAGCTCCCTGCAGGGCCGCAGCAACCTGCGCATCGATGCCGCCCTGAGCCAGCGGCTGATCGAAGACTTGCTCACCCAGCAAGGCATCCCCACCATCAAGGTGCGCGAAGGCGAGCTGATCACCCGCCAAGGGGAGCCGATCAGCAATCAGGCCTATGCGGTGCTCGATTACTTCGGCCTCGTGAATCGCCGGCCTTTGATCGGGGCCTGGCTGCTGCATGCCGGTGAAGCCCTGGCCGCCTGCGGCGTGTTGGTGCTCGTGCTGCGCCAGAACCGCGCCAGCCTCGAGCCGCGCCAGGCGCTGCTGGCCCTAGGGCTGCTGCTGATCGTGCAGGGCTTCAAGCTCTGGCTGGGCGCAGCCGCCAGTCCACTGGCCCTGCTGGTGCCCGCCACCTTGCTGCTGGCCCAGGGGCTTGGCACCACCGCAGGTCTCGCCTGGGTGGCGATCGCGGCGCTGCTTTGGCCGCTGCCGCTAGCACCCTTCAACGACCAGCGCATCCTGGTGGCGGCTGGTGTGGCCGCCGCGACCGCCGTGTTGGCGGGCCGGCAGCGGACCCGCGCGCAGTTGTTGCAATTGGCGCTGCTGATCCCCGTGGGGGCACTGCTGGCCGAGTGGCTGCTGTTGCAGCTGGCGGTCGCCAGCGGTGTGGGCGATGGGCGCCTGCCCGTGGGCGCCGACCTTCCCGGGGAAGCGGTGCTGCTGGGGAGCCTGCTGCTGGGGGTGCTGCTGATCAGTCCCCTGGTGGAGAGCTTCTTTGATCTGCTCACCCGAGCGCGGCTGCTGGAGCTGGCGGATCTGGAGCGTCCCTTGCTGCGGCGGCTGTCCTGCGAAGCGCCGGGCACGTTTGAACACACCTTGATGATCTGCGGGCTAGCGGAGGAGGGAGGCCGCGCCATCCAGGCCGACACCGACCTGATCCGAACGGGTGCGCTCTATCACGACGTGGGCAAACTGCACGGCCCCCAGTGGTTCATCGAGAACCAGATGGGCAACGACAACCCCCACGACAAGCTCGACGACCCGCAGCTGAGCGCCGGCATCCTGCAGGCCCACGTGGATGAGGGCATCAAGCTCGCCCGCCGCTACCGGCTGCCCAGGCCCCTGGCGGATTTCATCCCCGAGCACCAGGGCACGCTGAAGATGGGCTACTTCCTGCATGAGGCCCGCCGGCGCGATCCCAACATCCGCGAAGCCGATTACCGCTACCGCGGCCCGATCCCCCGCAGCCGCGAAACGGCGGTGTTGATGCTGGCCGATGGCTGCGAAGCAGCGCTGCGCTCCCTGCCGCCCGACACCAGCGAGCAGGAGGCCCGTGCCATGGTGCGCCGCATCGTGGAGGCCCGCTGGCGCGATGGCCAGCTCCTCGACAGCGGCCTGAGCCTGGCGGAGCTGGAACTGCTGGTGCGGGCCTTCGTGCGGGTGTGGCGGCGGATGCGCCATCGTCGGATTCCTTATCCGATCCCAGCCCGCAAGGGCTACAGCGCCTGA
- the folD gene encoding bifunctional methylenetetrahydrofolate dehydrogenase/methenyltetrahydrofolate cyclohydrolase FolD has product MATRLDGRQLAATIEERLQAVVAERLERAGRPPGLAVLRVGDDPASGVYVANKEKACSRIGITNLGAHLPADTPAADVLSTIQRLNADPAVDGILLQLPLPAGLDERPLLAAIDPEKDADGLHTLNLGRLLKGEPGPRSCTPAGVMALLADAGVALAGKRAVVVGRSILVGQPMALMLQAANATVSIGHSRTQDLAELTRQADVLVVAAGKPRMIGAEHVKPGAVVVDVGIHRIEAEDGGKPRLCGDVRFEEVEPIAAAISPVPGGVGPMTVTLLLVNTVASWCQRCGLDQPLADLLP; this is encoded by the coding sequence ATGGCCACGCGTCTGGATGGCCGCCAGCTGGCGGCAACGATCGAAGAGCGGTTGCAGGCGGTGGTGGCCGAGCGCCTGGAGCGGGCGGGGCGCCCGCCGGGCCTGGCGGTGCTGCGGGTGGGCGATGACCCCGCCAGTGGGGTGTACGTGGCTAACAAGGAGAAAGCTTGCAGCCGGATCGGCATCACCAACCTCGGCGCCCATCTGCCGGCCGATACCCCGGCGGCGGACGTGCTCAGCACGATCCAGCGCCTCAATGCGGATCCCGCTGTTGACGGGATTTTGTTGCAGCTGCCCCTGCCGGCCGGCCTCGACGAGCGACCACTGCTGGCAGCGATCGATCCGGAAAAAGATGCCGATGGTTTGCACACCCTGAACTTGGGCCGTCTCCTCAAAGGGGAACCGGGCCCCCGCAGCTGCACGCCTGCCGGTGTGATGGCCCTGTTGGCCGACGCCGGCGTCGCGCTGGCCGGCAAGCGTGCAGTGGTGGTGGGCCGCAGCATCCTGGTGGGCCAGCCGATGGCGTTGATGCTGCAGGCGGCTAATGCCACCGTGAGCATCGGCCATTCCCGCACACAAGATCTGGCGGAGCTCACCCGCCAGGCGGATGTGCTGGTGGTGGCGGCTGGCAAGCCGCGCATGATCGGCGCTGAACACGTGAAGCCCGGTGCGGTGGTGGTGGATGTGGGCATCCATCGCATCGAGGCCGAAGACGGCGGCAAACCACGCCTGTGCGGCGATGTGCGCTTTGAAGAGGTCGAGCCCATCGCTGCGGCCATCAGCCCCGTGCCCGGTGGGGTCGGTCCGATGACGGTCACTCTTCTGCTGGTCAACACCGTGGCCAGCTGGTGCCAGCGCTGCGGGCTTGATCAACCGTTGGCCGACTTGTTGCCCTGA
- the crtE gene encoding geranylgeranyl diphosphate synthase CrtE, whose amino-acid sequence MTAAVTSTGNSPAAEAASFDFAAYLEAARLKVEAALDGSLGPERPESLREAMRYSLLAGGKRLRPILCLAACELAGGDSALAMPTAVALEMIHTMSLIHDDLPAMDNDDLRRGIPTNHKVYGEANAILAGDALLTRAFEMVALRSPGVPAEQLLKVVGELSLASGAPGLVGGQVVDLECEGKDVDLETLEYIHLHKTGALLRSCVLTGALIAGAPEALLEALRTYARGIGLAFQIIDDILDVTASSEVLGKTAGKDLTADKTTYPKLLGLQESRKRADALVAEAKAALEPWSAGGKAAPLLALADYITSRDR is encoded by the coding sequence ATGACCGCGGCCGTCACCAGCACCGGCAACAGCCCCGCCGCCGAGGCCGCCAGCTTCGACTTTGCGGCCTACCTGGAGGCGGCCCGGCTGAAGGTGGAAGCTGCCCTGGATGGCTCTCTCGGCCCGGAGCGACCTGAGAGCCTGCGGGAGGCGATGCGTTATTCCCTGCTGGCTGGAGGCAAGCGCCTGCGGCCGATCCTTTGCCTTGCGGCCTGCGAGCTGGCCGGTGGCGATAGCGCCCTGGCGATGCCCACGGCGGTGGCGCTGGAGATGATCCACACCATGTCGTTGATCCATGACGATCTGCCCGCCATGGATAACGACGATCTGCGCCGCGGCATCCCCACCAACCACAAGGTGTATGGCGAAGCCAATGCGATCCTGGCGGGTGATGCCCTGCTCACCCGCGCCTTTGAGATGGTGGCGCTGCGCAGCCCCGGCGTGCCGGCGGAGCAGCTGCTGAAGGTGGTGGGCGAACTCAGCCTGGCGTCCGGTGCACCGGGCCTGGTGGGCGGCCAGGTGGTGGATTTGGAGTGCGAGGGGAAAGACGTTGACCTCGAAACCCTCGAGTACATCCACTTGCACAAAACCGGCGCCCTACTGCGCTCTTGTGTGCTCACCGGCGCCCTGATCGCCGGTGCCCCTGAGGCCCTGCTGGAGGCCCTGCGCACCTACGCCCGTGGCATCGGTCTGGCGTTCCAGATCATCGACGACATCCTCGACGTGACCGCCAGCAGTGAGGTGCTCGGCAAAACCGCTGGAAAGGACCTCACCGCCGACAAAACCACCTATCCCAAGCTTCTTGGCCTGCAGGAATCCCGCAAGCGTGCCGATGCCCTGGTGGCGGAGGCCAAGGCTGCCCTGGAGCCCTGGAGTGCCGGCGGTAAAGCCGCGCCCCTGCTGGCTCTGGCCGACTACATCACCAGCCGCGATCGATGA
- a CDS encoding divergent PAP2 family protein yields the protein MSSPLLGILDNGALWWGLAACGSAQLSKLVIELVVHRRWNPKVLVETGGMPSSHSALLTGTAAALGWQQGFESPVFALAATMCFVVLYDAAGVRRAAGLTAQRVNGLPDGLWELHPDQDPALKPLKENLGHTRLEVLVGSLIGPLVALPGLVWVGSPLVLAQHWGWLAVG from the coding sequence ATGAGCTCACCTCTGCTCGGCATCCTCGATAACGGCGCCCTGTGGTGGGGACTGGCGGCCTGCGGCAGTGCCCAGCTCTCCAAGCTGGTGATTGAGCTGGTGGTGCACCGCCGCTGGAACCCCAAGGTGCTGGTGGAAACCGGCGGCATGCCCTCGAGCCATTCGGCCTTGCTCACCGGCACCGCAGCGGCCCTGGGCTGGCAGCAGGGTTTTGAGTCGCCTGTGTTCGCTCTGGCGGCCACCATGTGCTTTGTTGTGCTCTACGACGCCGCTGGCGTGCGCCGCGCCGCTGGCCTCACGGCTCAACGGGTGAATGGCTTGCCGGATGGCCTCTGGGAGCTGCATCCCGACCAGGATCCTGCGCTCAAGCCCCTCAAGGAAAACCTTGGCCACACCCGGCTGGAGGTGCTGGTGGGCAGCCTGATCGGTCCGCTGGTGGCGCTCCCGGGCCTGGTGTGGGTGGGATCGCCGCTGGTGCTGGCGCAGCACTGGGGCTGGCTGGCGGTTGGCTGA